The following coding sequences lie in one Vibrio sp. ED004 genomic window:
- the phnM gene encoding alpha-D-ribose 1-methylphosphonate 5-triphosphate diphosphatase: MIITNVNLVLENEVVRGSVELRDGVIANMSDSTSQLPGAFDGKNGFLMPGLIELHTDNLEKYFTPRPKMNWPPLSAMSAHDTQLIGSGITTVLDAVALGDYRDGNRQENLDQFINTVAESQKRGLTRAEHRIHLRCEVPHSTTVGLFERYVNMPEVQLVSVMDHAPGQRQFVNLDKYRTYYQGKYNMTDAEMAVYEKDQVAQSERWSKQNRDEICRQCRELNIPTASHDDATSAHVTESKELGMVIAEFPTTVEAAKRSHELGLKVMMGAPNVIRGGSHSGNVAAHELASLGVLDILSSDYYPVSLLDAVFTLVNDERNNLDVAQAVQLATLNPAQALGLTDRGVIAEGKRADLVLAHRLDDHQLVSRVWREGKKVF; this comes from the coding sequence ATGATTATTACCAACGTAAATCTGGTGCTTGAAAACGAAGTTGTGCGTGGCTCTGTTGAGTTGCGAGACGGCGTGATTGCCAACATGTCTGACTCGACCAGTCAACTTCCAGGTGCTTTTGATGGTAAAAATGGCTTCTTGATGCCGGGCTTGATTGAGCTGCATACCGACAACCTAGAGAAGTACTTCACGCCAAGACCCAAGATGAATTGGCCACCGCTTTCTGCAATGAGCGCACACGATACACAGTTGATCGGATCGGGCATCACTACTGTGCTTGATGCAGTTGCTTTAGGGGATTACCGAGATGGTAATCGCCAAGAGAATCTCGATCAGTTTATTAATACCGTGGCTGAGAGCCAGAAACGCGGTTTAACCCGTGCTGAGCACCGTATTCACTTACGTTGCGAAGTGCCGCACTCAACCACGGTTGGTTTGTTTGAGCGTTACGTCAACATGCCAGAAGTGCAGTTAGTCTCCGTAATGGATCACGCGCCGGGTCAGCGCCAGTTTGTGAACCTAGATAAGTATCGAACTTACTATCAAGGCAAGTACAACATGACGGATGCTGAAATGGCGGTGTACGAAAAAGACCAAGTTGCTCAGTCAGAACGTTGGTCGAAACAGAACCGTGATGAGATTTGTCGTCAGTGCCGAGAGTTGAACATTCCAACGGCAAGTCATGATGATGCAACTAGCGCGCATGTGACGGAATCTAAAGAGTTGGGTATGGTCATCGCAGAGTTTCCAACCACAGTTGAGGCAGCGAAGCGCTCTCACGAATTAGGATTGAAGGTAATGATGGGTGCGCCAAACGTTATTCGTGGCGGTTCGCACTCGGGTAATGTCGCAGCGCATGAACTGGCGTCTTTGGGCGTGTTGGATATTTTGTCTTCTGATTACTACCCAGTGAGCTTGTTAGATGCGGTATTTACGCTAGTGAATGATGAACGCAACAATCTCGATGTAGCACAAGCGGTGCAATTGGCGACATTGAATCCTGCACAAGCTCTTGGCTTAACGGACCGTGGTGTCATCGCAGAAGGTAAGCGTGCCGATCTGGTGCTAGCGCATCGTTTAGATGATCACCAGCTGGTATCTCGTGTGTGGCGTGAAGGCAAGAAGGTATTCTAA
- a CDS encoding pyruvate, water dikinase regulatory protein produces the protein MQIDIQSRDVFYVSDGTAITCETLGHVVLGQFPFKANEKTFPFVESEDKLSDLLKEIEISYRDTGLEPLVFFSIVIPNIKAKLLEAPAHCYDVLESIVQKVQDDIQMAPVPKLQRSRSVNKDSVKYFDRIAAIEYTLAHDDGITLKGLEEADIILLGVSRSGKTPTSLYMAMQFGLRVANYPFIHDDLARLKLLPEFEIYRHKLFGLTIDAERLTEIRENRLAGSEYASDSQCLYELQTVEAMFRREAIPYINTSSLSVEEISTRILERTGLRRRLL, from the coding sequence ATGCAAATTGATATTCAAAGTCGTGATGTATTCTATGTTTCTGATGGAACGGCCATAACATGCGAGACTTTAGGGCATGTTGTTCTAGGTCAATTCCCATTCAAAGCCAATGAAAAAACCTTTCCGTTTGTGGAAAGTGAGGACAAACTTTCTGATTTATTAAAAGAGATCGAAATTTCGTATCGCGATACCGGGTTAGAACCGTTGGTGTTTTTTTCGATTGTGATTCCCAATATCAAAGCGAAATTGCTAGAAGCGCCCGCGCACTGTTATGACGTGTTGGAGAGTATCGTTCAAAAGGTTCAGGATGATATTCAGATGGCACCTGTGCCTAAACTGCAACGCTCACGCAGTGTGAATAAGGATTCGGTCAAGTATTTTGACCGTATAGCTGCGATCGAATACACACTCGCGCACGATGATGGCATCACGCTCAAAGGGCTGGAAGAAGCCGACATCATCTTGTTAGGTGTATCTCGAAGCGGTAAGACACCAACAAGCTTGTACATGGCGATGCAGTTTGGTTTGCGCGTAGCGAACTATCCATTCATCCATGACGATTTAGCGCGCTTGAAGCTACTGCCTGAGTTCGAGATTTACCGACACAAGTTGTTTGGCTTAACCATTGATGCAGAAAGGCTGACTGAGATTCGTGAGAACCGTTTAGCGGGCAGTGAATACGCGAGTGATTCGCAATGTTTGTATGAGCTACAAACGGTAGAGGCGATGTTCCGCCGAGAAGCGATACCTTACATCAACACGTCTTCATTATCGGTTGAAGAGATCTCGACACGAATCTTGGAGCGAACTGGTTTGAGAAGACGCCTGTTGTAG
- a CDS encoding DapH/DapD/GlmU-related protein: protein MSQPLSPTLNCEPSVAESSKLHNVELGRWTEIADRCVLNNVLVGDYSYIQNDCNLMFTEIGKFTSIAAAVRLNPSNHPWWRPTLHHFTYRPGKYQLGEDPTSLDDEVFSWREEDKVQVGHDVWIGHGVIVLPGITIGNGSIVGAGSVVTKDVPPYSIVVGNPAKVLRSRFDDPSYGERLESLEWWHWDDEKLAEALPLFQKDCGEFLSHFELT from the coding sequence ATGAGCCAACCTTTGTCACCTACATTAAACTGCGAGCCTAGCGTTGCGGAAAGCAGTAAATTACACAATGTTGAGTTAGGACGTTGGACAGAAATCGCTGACCGTTGCGTGTTAAATAACGTGCTGGTTGGAGATTACAGTTATATCCAAAACGACTGTAATCTGATGTTTACCGAGATTGGTAAATTCACATCCATTGCTGCGGCGGTTCGCTTGAACCCGAGCAATCATCCGTGGTGGCGTCCAACGTTGCATCATTTCACTTATCGCCCTGGCAAGTATCAGCTAGGTGAAGACCCTACTTCCTTGGACGATGAGGTGTTCTCGTGGCGTGAGGAAGACAAAGTTCAGGTTGGACACGATGTGTGGATTGGTCATGGCGTGATTGTTCTTCCGGGTATTACGATTGGCAATGGCTCGATTGTCGGAGCGGGTAGTGTGGTGACCAAAGACGTACCGCCATATTCGATTGTGGTGGGTAACCCTGCCAAGGTGCTACGCTCTCGCTTTGATGATCCTAGCTATGGCGAGAGACTAGAAAGCCTTGAATGGTGGCATTGGGATGATGAAAAGCTAGCAGAAGCATTGCCACTTTTCCAAAAAGATTGCGGTGAGTTTTTGAGTCACTTTGAATTAACTTAA
- a CDS encoding AraC family transcriptional regulator produces MKASSNITNILLSSTSNIAPYIAYCDKRALDWRSVAIECGLPIELTQSNQWLPTQDLILFIHRLERKFDYSIGIEVGRKTSLEQLSPQLHYEIEKCSSLEQAIRCLIAEMPNLNNHVTIWTEKKEGLWWLCHRSCYHPSTSGFEQSEWFRSLTVITLCRRFMDESWQPSHAKLVSSYNSARKLPKHFFDSDIQFEQQYGAIAIPLPDDYRAISEQNSTQDWHQAVNTLINTYSTLPWFNIEWFATMLGMTKRTLQRNLKSKDILFKEAKEQVRETKAKQLLEETDLSVQEISWQVGYSDLSNFNRAFKGWVGQTAPDYRRQIQNSATKNPT; encoded by the coding sequence ATGAAAGCATCATCGAACATAACTAACATACTATTGAGCTCTACCAGTAATATTGCCCCATACATTGCGTATTGCGATAAGAGAGCGCTTGATTGGCGTAGTGTCGCTATCGAGTGCGGCTTACCAATTGAGCTAACACAATCTAACCAATGGCTTCCTACTCAAGATTTAATTCTTTTTATTCATCGACTTGAGCGTAAGTTTGATTATTCGATTGGTATTGAGGTTGGGCGAAAAACCTCTCTGGAACAACTGTCACCACAGCTGCACTATGAGATAGAGAAATGCAGTTCGTTAGAACAAGCCATTCGCTGTTTGATCGCTGAAATGCCTAATTTGAACAACCACGTCACGATATGGACGGAGAAAAAAGAGGGATTGTGGTGGCTATGTCATCGCAGTTGCTATCATCCATCAACCTCTGGATTTGAACAATCCGAATGGTTTAGATCCCTTACAGTGATTACCCTATGCCGTAGGTTTATGGACGAAAGTTGGCAACCATCACACGCCAAGCTTGTCTCTAGTTACAACAGCGCACGTAAATTACCCAAACATTTCTTTGATTCTGATATTCAGTTTGAGCAGCAATATGGGGCGATTGCGATCCCACTGCCCGATGACTATCGCGCTATCTCAGAACAAAATAGTACCCAAGATTGGCATCAAGCAGTCAACACACTGATAAACACTTATTCGACTTTACCTTGGTTCAATATTGAGTGGTTTGCGACCATGCTTGGCATGACAAAACGAACGCTACAGAGAAACCTAAAGAGTAAAGACATTCTTTTTAAAGAAGCCAAAGAACAAGTTCGGGAAACCAAAGCAAAACAGCTACTCGAAGAGACTGACCTTTCAGTTCAAGAGATCAGTTGGCAAGTGGGTTACAGCGACTTGAGTAATTTCAATCGAGCATTCAAAGGTTGGGTTGGACAAACAGCCCCAGACTATCGACGTCAGATCCAGAACTCAGCAACAAAAAATCCGACCTAA
- the ppsA gene encoding phosphoenolpyruvate synthase, translating to MQNNTLWFNGLSMEDVDKVGGKNASLGEMVSNLANAGVSVPNGFATTSYAFNNFLDYKGLDERIHQLLDELDVEDVDALRKTGATIRQWVLDAPFPESLEQDIRDNYRELIEGNEELSVAVRSSATAEDLPDASFAGQQETFLNVKGIDAVIEATKHVFASLFNDRAISYRVHQGFDHRGISLSAGIQRMVRSDKASSGVMFTLDTESGFDQVVFITSSWGLGEMVVQGAVNPDEFYVHKPMLEAGHYPVVKKTFGSKLIKMIYSTNQEIGKQVDIIDTDTQERNKFSLNDKEIKELAKQAMIIEKHYQRPMDIEWAKDGIDGKLYIVQARPETVCSQSDQNVIERYELNNKADVLVEGRAIGQRIGSGPVRLVDSLDQMSLVQEGDVLVTDMTDPDWEPVMKKASAIVTNRGGRTCHAAIIARELGIPAIVGCGTATSSLNDGDTVTVSCSEGETGYVYNGELDFEIKRSEVDELPMLPTKVMMNVGNPDRAFDFAQIPNEGVGLARLEFIINKMIGIHPKALLNFDEQTDEIKAEINQRIRGYKDPIDFYVSKLTEGIATIASAFWPKRVIVRMSDFKSNEYSNLVGGKTFEPHEENPMLGFRGASRYISPVFEDCFELETQALKRVRNEMGLKNVEIMIPFVRTPSEAASVIDILAKFNLRRGDQGLKVIMMCELPSNAILADEFLKYFDGFSIGSNDMTQLTLGLDRDSGDVAHLFDERNPAVKAMLKMAIDAAAKAGKYVGICGQGPSDHDDLAEWLMEQGISSVSLNPDTVIDTWLKLGNVANK from the coding sequence ATGCAAAATAACACCCTATGGTTCAATGGCCTTTCCATGGAAGATGTCGACAAAGTCGGCGGTAAGAATGCTTCACTTGGCGAGATGGTTTCTAACCTAGCCAACGCTGGCGTATCAGTACCTAATGGTTTTGCTACCACATCTTATGCGTTTAATAACTTTCTTGACTACAAAGGTCTTGATGAGCGCATTCACCAACTCCTTGATGAACTTGATGTTGAAGACGTTGACGCACTGCGTAAGACAGGTGCAACGATTCGACAATGGGTTCTAGACGCTCCCTTCCCAGAATCACTAGAGCAAGACATCCGTGATAACTACCGCGAACTGATTGAAGGCAACGAAGAATTGTCTGTTGCGGTTCGTTCATCGGCAACGGCTGAAGACCTTCCAGATGCTTCTTTTGCAGGCCAGCAAGAAACCTTCCTTAACGTGAAAGGTATCGATGCGGTTATCGAAGCGACTAAACACGTGTTCGCTTCTCTGTTTAACGACCGTGCTATCTCTTACCGAGTACACCAAGGCTTTGACCACCGAGGCATTTCATTGTCTGCGGGTATCCAGCGTATGGTTCGCTCAGACAAAGCTTCTTCAGGTGTGATGTTCACGCTTGATACTGAATCAGGCTTCGACCAAGTGGTATTCATCACCTCTTCTTGGGGCCTAGGTGAAATGGTCGTACAAGGCGCGGTGAACCCAGACGAGTTCTACGTTCACAAGCCAATGCTAGAAGCGGGTCACTACCCAGTGGTTAAAAAGACGTTTGGTTCTAAGTTGATCAAGATGATCTACTCAACCAACCAAGAGATCGGCAAGCAAGTTGATATCATCGACACTGATACTCAAGAGCGTAACAAGTTCTCACTGAACGATAAAGAGATCAAAGAACTAGCAAAACAAGCGATGATCATCGAGAAGCACTACCAACGTCCAATGGACATTGAGTGGGCAAAAGATGGCATCGATGGCAAGCTTTACATCGTTCAAGCTCGTCCTGAAACCGTATGTTCTCAAAGCGACCAAAACGTTATCGAGCGTTATGAGCTAAACAACAAGGCAGATGTACTAGTTGAAGGCCGTGCTATCGGTCAACGTATCGGTTCTGGCCCTGTTCGCTTGGTTGATTCTCTAGACCAAATGTCACTGGTTCAAGAAGGCGACGTACTAGTAACCGACATGACAGACCCAGACTGGGAACCTGTGATGAAGAAAGCCTCTGCGATTGTGACTAACCGTGGCGGCCGTACTTGTCACGCAGCGATCATTGCTCGTGAGCTTGGTATCCCTGCAATTGTTGGTTGTGGTACCGCGACAAGCAGCCTGAATGATGGCGACACCGTAACAGTGTCATGTTCAGAAGGCGAAACAGGCTACGTTTACAACGGCGAACTCGACTTTGAGATCAAGCGTTCTGAGGTTGATGAGCTACCAATGCTGCCAACCAAAGTAATGATGAACGTGGGTAACCCTGATCGTGCCTTCGACTTCGCTCAAATCCCGAACGAAGGTGTTGGCCTTGCTCGTCTTGAATTCATCATCAACAAGATGATTGGTATTCACCCTAAAGCTCTGTTGAACTTCGATGAGCAAACTGACGAAATCAAAGCAGAAATCAACCAGCGTATTCGTGGCTACAAAGATCCTATTGATTTCTATGTAAGCAAGCTAACGGAAGGCATCGCGACTATCGCGTCTGCATTCTGGCCTAAGCGTGTGATCGTACGTATGTCTGACTTCAAGTCGAACGAGTACAGCAACCTTGTTGGCGGTAAAACGTTTGAACCACATGAAGAGAACCCAATGCTGGGTTTCCGTGGTGCATCTCGTTACATCTCACCAGTCTTTGAAGACTGTTTCGAGCTTGAAACTCAAGCGCTAAAACGCGTTCGTAACGAGATGGGACTAAAGAACGTTGAAATCATGATCCCATTCGTACGCACTCCAAGTGAAGCGGCATCGGTTATCGACATTCTGGCCAAATTTAACCTTCGTCGTGGCGACCAAGGTCTGAAAGTCATCATGATGTGTGAGCTTCCATCCAATGCGATTTTGGCTGATGAGTTCTTGAAGTACTTCGATGGTTTCTCTATCGGTTCGAACGACATGACGCAGCTGACACTTGGCCTAGACCGAGATTCAGGTGACGTGGCACACTTATTCGATGAGCGTAACCCAGCGGTGAAAGCGATGCTGAAAATGGCCATCGATGCAGCAGCTAAAGCGGGTAAATACGTCGGCATTTGTGGCCAAGGTCCATCTGACCATGATGACCTAGCTGAATGGTTAATGGAGCAAGGCATCAGCTCGGTTTCGTTGAACCCAGATACGGTTATCGACACCTGGTTGAAACTGGGTAACGTAGCAAATAAATAA
- a CDS encoding serine hydrolase domain-containing protein produces the protein MKLTPIALFISSLAISSMALAENPVEAALKIEGAQVTLPVKDAHQSFTPGFVDSARENFNNFHWQMGGDHSVYYNMHMSEFLPTALAAPNAEYKPLVKNIDSRLAKLTVNTETKGELTMEQYLADEQFRTQGFMLIHKGEIVYQAYPGMSPTDTHVWASTAKTTVGAVVAMLVEEGKVDPEQDITHYVPELKATNWEGITVHQILNMSTALDNEETLESILNPDSDVVRFFAASFNSPRAKTGEMETWMNVAKGAQQLEGEKAGDHFRYASINTMVLTKLVENIENKTWTEVFEDRVWSKVHARQPMQFNLTPDGMAIAVGLVSTTLEDMARWGTLFTPSWKAVADEPVISQAVIDRIHTGGNPKGFVGTSKESSSVHAFNEKADYNAYQFDYVFNDGAMSKSGNLGQFIYIDPERDFVGVMFSTNPYHSGFGENKGPALMRSAAKLVADK, from the coding sequence ATGAAACTTACACCCATTGCCCTATTTATTTCATCACTTGCCATTTCATCGATGGCTCTTGCAGAAAACCCAGTAGAAGCCGCACTTAAAATTGAAGGCGCGCAGGTTACTCTACCTGTGAAAGATGCTCATCAATCTTTTACTCCTGGTTTCGTTGATTCAGCTCGCGAAAATTTCAATAACTTCCATTGGCAAATGGGTGGTGATCACAGTGTCTACTACAACATGCACATGAGTGAATTTTTGCCGACGGCTCTTGCTGCTCCAAATGCTGAATATAAACCATTGGTTAAAAATATCGATTCACGCCTTGCTAAATTAACGGTAAACACCGAAACCAAAGGTGAACTGACGATGGAGCAATATCTAGCGGATGAGCAGTTCAGAACTCAAGGCTTCATGTTAATTCACAAGGGTGAAATTGTTTATCAGGCTTACCCAGGCATGAGCCCAACAGACACCCACGTTTGGGCGTCAACAGCGAAAACGACAGTAGGCGCAGTAGTCGCAATGTTGGTTGAAGAGGGAAAAGTCGATCCTGAACAAGACATTACTCACTATGTTCCCGAACTCAAAGCAACTAATTGGGAAGGCATCACTGTTCATCAGATTCTCAATATGTCGACTGCGCTAGACAACGAAGAAACGCTTGAATCGATACTGAATCCTGATTCTGACGTAGTGCGTTTCTTTGCTGCATCGTTTAATTCGCCAAGAGCTAAAACCGGTGAGATGGAAACGTGGATGAATGTTGCGAAAGGAGCACAGCAGCTAGAGGGTGAGAAAGCGGGTGATCATTTCCGCTATGCCTCTATCAATACAATGGTTTTGACCAAGCTAGTAGAAAACATTGAAAACAAGACTTGGACCGAGGTATTTGAAGACCGTGTTTGGTCTAAAGTACATGCTCGCCAGCCTATGCAGTTCAATCTAACGCCAGATGGAATGGCTATTGCCGTAGGCTTGGTTTCAACGACCTTAGAAGATATGGCGCGTTGGGGAACACTATTTACACCAAGCTGGAAAGCAGTGGCTGATGAACCTGTGATTTCACAAGCGGTGATTGATCGCATTCATACTGGTGGCAATCCAAAAGGCTTCGTAGGTACTAGTAAAGAGAGTAGTTCAGTGCACGCTTTTAACGAAAAGGCTGACTACAACGCTTATCAATTCGACTATGTGTTCAATGACGGTGCGATGTCAAAAAGTGGCAACCTTGGCCAGTTCATTTACATCGATCCGGAACGTGATTTCGTAGGCGTGATGTTCTCAACCAACCCATACCACTCTGGTTTTGGTGAGAATAAAGGCCCAGCACTAATGCGTTCAGCAGCAAAACTAGTTGCAGACAAATAA
- the phnP gene encoding phosphonate metabolism protein PhnP, producing MKLTMLGTANSAMVPVYGCDCSVCVSALENPSLRREKSSAFLEHNGKFLLLDANAPDLMRRFPAGSIDQILLTHYHMDHVQSLFDLRWGAGDKISVISPDDPLGCDDLYKHPGILDFSLRAQAFKSFDWQGITVTPLPLNHSKLCLGYCFEFDGKRFAYLTDTVGLPKQTERWLKEFPVDWLITDCNYPPIEDPQARSNLNHNDFHHILDIDETCRPKNLGLIHVSHHMLGWATQHPHAFSQRLCILNDGEEITL from the coding sequence ATGAAGCTGACCATGTTAGGCACGGCCAACAGCGCGATGGTGCCAGTTTACGGGTGTGATTGTTCGGTGTGTGTTTCTGCCCTTGAAAACCCCAGTTTAAGACGAGAAAAGTCATCAGCGTTCCTTGAACATAATGGCAAGTTTCTACTGTTAGATGCCAATGCGCCTGACCTTATGCGCCGATTCCCCGCAGGATCGATTGATCAGATCTTATTGACTCATTACCACATGGATCATGTTCAGAGTTTGTTTGATCTCCGATGGGGTGCAGGCGATAAGATCTCGGTGATTTCTCCTGATGATCCGTTGGGTTGTGATGATCTCTATAAGCATCCGGGTATCCTAGATTTTTCACTGCGTGCTCAAGCGTTTAAGTCGTTTGATTGGCAGGGAATAACGGTAACGCCATTGCCTCTCAATCATTCTAAACTTTGCCTTGGTTACTGCTTTGAATTTGATGGCAAGCGATTCGCGTATTTAACCGATACGGTAGGACTGCCAAAACAAACCGAGCGTTGGCTGAAAGAGTTTCCTGTTGATTGGTTAATCACCGATTGTAATTACCCGCCAATTGAAGACCCTCAAGCTCGATCGAACTTAAACCATAACGATTTTCACCACATATTAGATATTGATGAAACCTGTCGTCCGAAAAACCTTGGTTTGATTCATGTCAGTCACCACATGCTCGGCTGGGCAACGCAACACCCGCACGCTTTTTCACAGCGATTATGTATTCTCAATGATGGTGAGGAAATAACCCTATGA
- a CDS encoding MATE family efflux transporter: MNSTTATPSPSLGRQLYTMTWPMLFGVLSLMSFQLVDSAFIGQLGVLPLAVQGFTLPIQMIIIGVQVGLGIATTAVIARAIGANEIRYAKQLGGLVVAMGSISVALFSVIIYLLRGPILQLLDAPPTVLPIIDSYWIYWLMSSWTGALLYFFYSVCRANGNTMLPGSMMIATSIINLILDPIFIFTLDMGINGAAIATILAFGAGIFIVAPKVTKKHWVTFDWHDLDIGKSVRSIGNIMGPAMISQLLPPVSSMLATKLLAGYGTAAVAAWALGSRFEFFSIVAVLALTMSMPPMIGRMLGEKNLGNIRSLVKVAVTFVLGFQLVIALVTWLFSGGLANLMTSDNEVSTILNYHLLVVPISLGPLGICMLMVSISNALGKSYTALTISALRLFVFFLPCLWVGSQLAGIEGLFWGAMVGNILAGTCAWFMYRRALGQVEAKLAN, from the coding sequence ATGAATTCTACTACCGCAACTCCCTCGCCTTCTCTTGGCCGACAACTCTATACCATGACATGGCCAATGCTATTTGGGGTGCTTTCCCTGATGAGCTTCCAGCTTGTAGACAGTGCTTTTATTGGCCAGTTAGGCGTGCTACCGCTCGCAGTTCAAGGTTTCACGCTGCCAATTCAGATGATCATCATTGGTGTTCAGGTAGGGCTAGGGATTGCGACAACCGCGGTTATCGCGAGAGCTATTGGGGCTAATGAGATACGCTACGCCAAACAGCTTGGCGGGTTAGTGGTTGCGATGGGAAGCATAAGTGTCGCGCTGTTCTCCGTCATCATCTATCTGCTAAGAGGGCCAATTTTACAGCTGCTTGATGCGCCACCGACGGTATTGCCGATCATCGATTCTTACTGGATCTATTGGCTGATGAGTTCTTGGACAGGGGCACTGCTCTACTTTTTTTACAGTGTGTGTCGTGCCAATGGCAATACCATGCTTCCCGGTTCAATGATGATCGCCACCAGCATCATCAACTTGATATTGGATCCTATTTTCATCTTCACGCTCGACATGGGCATCAACGGAGCCGCCATTGCGACCATCTTGGCGTTCGGCGCTGGTATTTTTATCGTTGCTCCTAAGGTGACTAAGAAGCATTGGGTGACATTTGACTGGCACGATCTTGATATCGGCAAGAGTGTTCGCTCTATTGGAAACATCATGGGGCCTGCCATGATCAGTCAACTGCTACCGCCAGTCTCTTCGATGCTCGCCACCAAACTGCTTGCAGGTTATGGCACTGCAGCCGTGGCAGCTTGGGCGTTGGGTTCTCGTTTTGAATTCTTCTCTATTGTGGCCGTGCTAGCACTGACGATGTCGATGCCACCTATGATTGGTCGCATGTTGGGTGAAAAGAACCTTGGGAATATACGTAGTCTTGTGAAGGTTGCCGTTACCTTCGTGTTAGGTTTCCAACTGGTCATCGCATTGGTGACTTGGTTATTCTCTGGCGGGTTGGCGAACCTCATGACCAGTGACAACGAAGTATCAACGATTCTGAACTACCACCTACTGGTCGTGCCAATCAGCTTAGGGCCTTTGGGTATCTGTATGTTGATGGTTTCTATCTCTAATGCTTTGGGCAAGTCTTACACCGCGTTAACGATTTCTGCATTGCGTCTGTTTGTTTTCTTCTTGCCTTGCTTGTGGGTTGGCTCTCAGCTAGCAGGGATTGAAGGTCTTTTCTGGGGTGCGATGGTAGGCAATATACTTGCCGGCACCTGTGCATGGTTTATGTACCGACGCGCGCTTGGACAAGTCGAGGCTAAGTTAGCCAACTAA
- the phnN gene encoding ribose 1,5-bisphosphokinase yields the protein MSKGYSFDVNGVVNAAPKADKPGQLYYVIGPSGAGKDSIISALREQFVEDLVVAHRYITRAADAGGENHVELSDDEFFIRYSRNMFAMSWQAHGMSYGIGQEVHQWMDAGLSVVVNGSRAYLDAARDLFGERLVPVVVSVKPEVLEARLRARGRENEAEIALRLQRAADYCVGSASGSSALNNTLCIDNSGTLEQSIAQFAQLKEQAERLAEPAGGVA from the coding sequence ATGTCTAAAGGTTACTCATTTGATGTGAATGGGGTGGTGAACGCTGCCCCTAAAGCTGACAAACCGGGCCAGCTTTATTACGTAATTGGTCCTTCTGGAGCAGGGAAAGATTCAATTATCTCGGCGCTACGAGAGCAGTTTGTTGAAGACTTGGTGGTCGCTCATCGCTACATCACACGTGCGGCCGATGCTGGTGGCGAAAATCATGTAGAGCTCAGTGATGATGAGTTTTTTATTCGCTACTCGCGCAATATGTTTGCGATGAGTTGGCAGGCACATGGTATGAGCTATGGCATAGGTCAAGAAGTTCACCAATGGATGGATGCGGGCTTAAGTGTCGTGGTCAATGGCTCACGTGCGTATTTGGATGCAGCCAGAGACTTATTTGGCGAGCGGTTAGTTCCCGTTGTAGTGAGCGTTAAGCCAGAGGTCTTAGAAGCCCGCTTACGAGCCCGCGGACGAGAAAATGAAGCTGAGATTGCCCTTCGATTGCAACGTGCGGCTGACTATTGTGTGGGTTCTGCATCAGGCTCATCGGCTCTCAATAATACGCTGTGTATTGATAACAGTGGCACGCTTGAACAGAGCATCGCTCAGTTTGCTCAGTTAAAAGAGCAAGCTGAAAGGCTTGCAGAACCAGCAGGTGGTGTCGCATGA